CTCAGTACAAACACGACGCGCTACGAAGCATTAATGGCGTCCAATGAAGGGGGATTCCATGATAATTCGAACTATGCGGCATATATAGACATGTTTAAAAACTATATGAAAGACCATCTGCATCTGTATATAGCCGACCATGTTCTGATACCCTTAAACGAAGCGCGGCCATACGTACGAGTGGGAAATAGGATTGTAATAGGAAAAGACCCGTGCGCTGTTGACACCCGGTCGGTCGATATTCTAAACAGCCTGTTCACCTTTGAGGAAAGTGAAAAACCGACCACAACGGTTCCAATGGCACTTGCCAAAGCAGGTATCGGGACAATCAAGTACGAACTGAAAACGATTCCCGTCTCTCTCGATTAGTCGGAGGCGGAAGTTGTCGCATAGCGGGCATTGGTCAGTGCCGAGGAGAACGGAAGGGATTTGTCCGCAGGGCAGAAGTATTCTCCGAAGCCTGCTGACCAGAGGAGACAACCGTAATAACGAATGCAGGCTCACAAAGGAGTATACTACCTTGATCCACTGATGAAAACCGGTGTTGGAACTGTCCATAATCAATCCCATGAAAAAGGAGTCGTTACGTGAAAAAACTTCTGGTACTACTGTTGGCGCTTTCTTTTCCCATTGTCGCTTATGCGCAGGAAAAAGGTACGCTCGACCTGTACAATCTCGACGTGAAACCGTTCGATCCGGCGGTCGATCCTGACGGCGCACTGTTCGTGAAAAACTGGAAGGATTCGGTAAAACGTACCGTATTCGGCGCCCTTTCAGAGTGGGATATCCTCACCCCGTGCGATGGTACTTCCGAGCGCCCGAAAACCCGCGGCGCCGTGCTGACAGCTATTAAAAGGCTTACCTACGGCGTTTTAAATCCGGGGAAAACCACCACTCCTGCCGTTTTGAAAGATGAGCAGAAAATCTTCTATTTCGTTTCCGGAAACGGAACCCTGGCCGGAGATAAAAAGTCCACGGAAGTTCGGGAAGGCATCGGGGTGGTCGTTGCTCCCGGCATCAATTTCACTATAAAAAACACGGGTAAAGATCCCCTCGCCATGTATATCATCACAGAGCCTATTCCTGCCGGTTTCAAGCCGAACACAGAAATCGTGGTCAAGGACGAACGAGGCACCAGGTGGTCGAGCAACAACGTTCACTGGAGCCATAACTACAAGAATTTCCTCACCGCAAAGGATGGTCTCGCGGTTATTACCGGCATGGGCCCCGTATGGTATTTACCGGAGACCATCGGACAGCCTCATACTCATGGCGACCCGTCCGAAGAAATCTGGTTCGCCCTCAGCGGCGACACAACTCTCCTTCTCGGCAAGCAATTCTTCCACCTGCCCCCCGGCGCCGGGTACAAGATTCCTCCCACCGGCTTCACCGGTCATGCAAACATCAATGCTTCCGACAAACCCATCAAAATGTTCTGGTTGATGCGCAACGTAAAAACCGATAAAGTAGGATTCAAATACGGGCAGCTCGATCCGAAACCGTACGATCCCAAGACCGAATCCCATATTGACATGTTCATTTCCGGCTATAAAGAGCACATGCAATTTTCCACCCACGGCACCTTGCTGGAGCGTCCCATCTTCACCCATAATGGCGGCGACGCCGCCAGTCCGACCGACCGCGGAAGCGTCCTCAAATACCTCGACCGTTTCACCTATGCCATGCTTGTGGAAGGCGACCGAACAACGCCGACCACTTTGAAGGACACCCAGGAACTCTATTATATCCTGGAAGGAAAGGGCATAGTGACCGGCGGCGGAAAGACGTATAATCTCTTCCCCGGTGCGGCTTTCATGGTTCCGGCGGGCCTTGAATTTGTCATGGAGAATACCACCGGCGCTCCCATGACCATGTTTCTCGCGGCTGAAAAGGTCGACGAGTCCTTTAAACCGGTCAAGGAAATTGTCTGGCGTGATGAGAATGTGGAGAAGTTCCACACCACGAATTCCCACTGGGTTCACAATAACAAGTGGCTTATACAAAAAAAGGAGGGACTCTCCAAAATCGACCTGTTCCTCACAGTCACCCTTCTGCCGGATACATTTGCCCAGCCGCACAGCCATGATCCGGGCACCGAGGAGATATGGGCGCCCATCGACGGCGCGGTTAACTTTATGCTGGGGAAACAGCTCCGGAAAATGGATGTAGGGGAAGCGTACCTCATTCCCCCGGACAGCAAGACTCCGCACGCCAATTTCAACCAGAGCAAGAAACCCGTTAAAATGCTGTATATCGGTCTGTTCAACCAGAAATAGGATAGAGTAAACGCCTTGGCTAAACACAAAACGAAAAAAAACAAAACCCTGGCGAAAACGGAAGCACAGGACAAGTTCAAAATGCCCTATTTCCTTGTTCTGTGCTTCTTTTTCATTTCCGGGATGACCGGCCTCATCTATGAAATCCTGTGGACCCGGATGTTAGTAAAGATCATCGGAAGCGCCCCGTTTGCAGTCAGCATCGTATTGACCGTATTCATGGGCGGGCTTGGTTTGGGGAGTTATCTGGCCAGCCGCTTCATTGACCGTCTGAAAACACCTGGTGAGCTGGTGAGGATTTACGGCATTCTGGAGTTGACTGTCGGCGCGTACGGTCTGGTTTTGCCGGCGCTGCTTTTCCTTTTCAAACCGCTATATGCGCTTCTGTACAACCATCTGTTCGGGCATTTTCTGGTATATAATCTCCTGACGTTTCTGGGCTGTTCGTTCCTCCTCATCCTGCCTGCGACCTGCATGGGGGCTACGCTGCCTATTCTGAGCCGTTTTTATGTGACAAAGCTCTCCAGTATCGGCGCCACTCTGGGGCGCCTTTACAGTATAAACACCATCGGAGCGGCAGCCGGTTCGCTTTTCTGCGGATTCTGGATCATCAATTTCTGGGGTATATGGGGTTCCCTCGCTTTTGCCATACTGTTGAATGCCTTTATCGGGCTTTCCAGCATGTATCTGGGGTCAATCCTGAAAGAGAGTGGGGCATTTCAGGCAGATACGGAAGCCTCCCCTACGGGAAAACCCTTTTATGCCCCGGTTATTGGCGCCGGAGCGCTGGTCATCTTTGCCGTATCAGGCTTCTGTTCCATGGCGTACGAAGTGATTTGGACGAAACTCCTGGGGCTGATTGTCGGCCCAACCACCTATTCTTTCACCGTGGTGCTGGTAACCTTTATCACCGGTCTTGCGCTGGGAAGCGTGCTGTTCGGTTGGCTGGCCGATAAAACGGGAAAGCCCGGCGCTCTTCTGCTCTATACCCAGATCGCAGCGGCGGCAAGCGCTCTCTTTATCAGCCAGATACTGGGAGAGAGCCAGGTATTTTTCGCAAAGCTCATTTATACGTTCAAAGACCATTTCACACAGCTCATGATGGTAAAATCAATTATTCTCTTTTCATGCATGTTTTTACCTACCGTGTTTCTCGGCGCGACATTCCCCCTGGTCGGAAAACTGTATACCCGCTCCATCGGAGCGGTGGGCAGATCGATCGGATTCGCTTATTCCATAAATACTCTGGGCGCCGTTCTCGGTTCATTCTGCGCCGGGTTTATCCTGATACCTCTCCTGGGAAAGGAACTCAGCCTGAGCCTCCTCGCCGTCATGCAGCTCGTTACGGTTCTGGTTGCCGGAAGTATTATATTTTGGAAGACCCGGAGAAAAGCTTCAGCATATGCCCCCCTGATACTCACAGTCCTGGCAGGATGCCTGGCTGCTACGTACTATCCCCACTGGGATAGGAAACTCCTTGCCACGGGGAAATATGAGCGGTTTGATACACCTGTGCTGAACGGGATGGGATGGATGGAGGCGCTGTTCAAAGGC
This sequence is a window from Candidatus Latescibacter sp.. Protein-coding genes within it:
- a CDS encoding cupin domain-containing protein, yielding MKKLLVLLLALSFPIVAYAQEKGTLDLYNLDVKPFDPAVDPDGALFVKNWKDSVKRTVFGALSEWDILTPCDGTSERPKTRGAVLTAIKRLTYGVLNPGKTTTPAVLKDEQKIFYFVSGNGTLAGDKKSTEVREGIGVVVAPGINFTIKNTGKDPLAMYIITEPIPAGFKPNTEIVVKDERGTRWSSNNVHWSHNYKNFLTAKDGLAVITGMGPVWYLPETIGQPHTHGDPSEEIWFALSGDTTLLLGKQFFHLPPGAGYKIPPTGFTGHANINASDKPIKMFWLMRNVKTDKVGFKYGQLDPKPYDPKTESHIDMFISGYKEHMQFSTHGTLLERPIFTHNGGDAASPTDRGSVLKYLDRFTYAMLVEGDRTTPTTLKDTQELYYILEGKGIVTGGGKTYNLFPGAAFMVPAGLEFVMENTTGAPMTMFLAAEKVDESFKPVKEIVWRDENVEKFHTTNSHWVHNNKWLIQKKEGLSKIDLFLTVTLLPDTFAQPHSHDPGTEEIWAPIDGAVNFMLGKQLRKMDVGEAYLIPPDSKTPHANFNQSKKPVKMLYIGLFNQK